In a single window of the Rhizoctonia solani chromosome 16, complete sequence genome:
- a CDS encoding AMP binding enzyme has protein sequence MSPVEMLSGYRYHSLPELSGKRDPVHSRLSITRTVRVQLHEEFCRLDIDLQSVIRAAFAKVLLGYIDSTEFLFGEQRSTPNDGTSSLGLLRLSLSGCDNWVAFAQHVKQQASAYEDVSLEHVRSNLGLPPETNPLPARFIQGAFDSATPAYFDGLLALGIPRTRTDGEPYLSSEGSERVELSVVCDSAIMSEPALQNYVEQVCATVHFICTNPAVSPASVIPLPSNLMSAYEEDYDSSRAHVAVDWLMHNAATRPDAIAHEIYSTLEEPPVLLSYAELNSRSNALANWFTKHGVQLEDKVAVCRARDEHFYVANAALFKCGACYVSIDPELPSERRQFIVRDSGAKFVVTTASLAPDFGDVALVPENAKVARDISEQPSDDICLAQLDSLAYLLYTSGTTGTPKGCLLNHRGLYWAIEAMCAYPRPVTNPNTDKRLALASIAFDVHISEICQTWCLGIRLVSAPRYEILADLQENLINLGITHAGMVPSMIEATLSGPDDLPLKYLVSGGEKISDSLLRKWANHPSLILANFYGPTEATIGCTSRLIRQSDRKENIGHPFPSCRAYVVDANMNIVPRGNPGELVVEGPLVGRGYHNLPEVTAKAFKKWPTLESNTYCTGDLVRMMPDDTIEIMGRIDTQIKLRGVRIESEGVSNVLRKASEQPLDIATLIAKHPESGSDLLVSFVAFGDRQISVAERRSGHVELAHDFPPTLMRH, from the exons ATGAGCCCTGTCGAAATGCTTTCGGGGTATCGCTATCACTCTCTGCCAGAACTATCAGGTAAACGGGATCCTGTACACTCAAGATTGTCTATTACTCGAACCGTACGAGTTCAGCTCCACGAAGAATTTTGTCGCTTGGATATCGACCTGCAATCCGTTATTCGAGCTGCCTTCGCCAAAGTCCTTTTGGGTTACATTGATTCTACAGAGTTTTTATTCGGAGAGCAGCGAAGCACTCCCAACGATGGAACTTCCTCACTTGGTCTTTTGCGCCTCAGTCTTTCAGGCTGCGATAATTGGGTTGCTTTTGCGCAACATGTCAAACAACAAGCTAGCGCCTATGAAGATGTCTCCCTGGAGCATGTTCGATCGAACCTCGGGCTCCCGCCTGAAACCAATCCGCTCCCAGCTCGTTTCATTCAAGGAGCATTTGACAGCGCCACACCGGCCTACTTTGATGGCTTGCTTGCACTTGGTATCCCAAGGACACGAACGGACGGAGAGCCCTATTTATCTTCTGAAGGGAGCGAACGTGTCGAATTGTCAGTAGTTTGTGACAGCGCTATTATGTCCGAGCCTGCACTTCAAAATTATGTCGAGCAAGTTTGCGCAACAGTTCATTTTATCTGTACCAACCCGGCAGTATCACCAGCATCTGTTATCCCACTTCCGAGTAATCTTATGTCTGCCTATGAGGAGGACTATGATTCCTCCCGGGCCCATGTCGCTGTCGATTGGTTGATGCATAATGCAGCTACTCGTCCAGATGCGATCGCACACGAAATATACAGCACGTTGGAAGAACCCCCTGTCCTTCTCTCGTATGCGGAATTGAACTCTCGGAGCAACGCACTCGCCAATTGGTTTACAAAGCATGGAGTTCAGCTCGAAGACAAAGTGGCTGTTTGTCGTGCCCGAGACGAACATTTTTACGTCGCAAATGCGGCTCTATTCAAATGCGGGGCGTGCTACGTATCG ATCGACCCCGAATTGCCGTCGGAAAGACGTCAGTTCATTGTTCGCGATAGCGGTGCAAAGTTTGTTGTCACCACAGCGTCGTTGGCGCCTGATTTCGGCGACGTTGCATTGGTACCTGAAAATGCAAAGGTGGCAAGAGATATCTCAGAACAGCCGTCGGATGATATATGCCTGGCACAGCTAGACTCGCTTGCTTACTTGCTGTACACTTCCG GAACGACCGGGACACCCAAAGGCTGTTTGCTGAACCACAGGGGACTCTACTGGGCTATCGAAGCCATGTGCGCTTATCCAAGGCCAGTAACTAATCCGAATACAGACAAACGGTTGGCTTTAGCTT CCATTGCTTTCGACGTGCATATTTCTGAGATCTGTCAGACGTGGTGCCTGGGGATTCGTCTCGTTAGCGCACCTCGTTACGAGATTTTGGCAGACCTACAGGAAAATCTGATCAATCTTGGTATCACACACGCCGGGATGGTCCCTAGCATGATTGAAGCTACTCTTAGTGGCCCAGATGATCTTCCATTGAAATACTTGGTTTCTGGAGGAGAAAAAATATCAGATTCT TTGCTTCGCAAATGGGCTAACCACCCTTCGCTTATATTGGCCAATTTCTACGG TCCAACTGAAGCCACCATTGGTTGCACTTCGCGGTTAATTAGACAAAGTGATCGCAAGGAGAACATTGGGCATCCATTCCCGTCGTGTCGGGCCTACGTAGTAGATGCGAACATGAACATAGTACCTCGTGGCAATCCAGGTGAACTCGTTGTTGAGGGCCCACTAGTCGGCCGTGGATACCATAATCTTCCCGAGGTCACCGCTAAGGCCTTCAAAAAGTGGCCTACCCTTGAGTCTAATACCTACTGTACGGGAGACCTCG TGCGTATGATGCCGGATGACACAATCGAAATTATGGGACGGATCGACACTCAGATCAAGTTGCGGGGAGTCCGTATCGAGAGCGAAGGTGTT
- a CDS encoding enoyl-CoA hydratase/isomerase family protein, with protein MRTKPDARPKFTVPLGSIGVCLPADNSCAKEISKRFPLEENMGREVPKVLCHSYFGCFPFNPLTADIPNGCLSGVYSIVLNRPRARNALSIQMVNELADALDQVMHDRLIQVLIIRSSSHTAFCAGADLIERRTMSEEQVEAFLMNLNRLLSRLDSFPIPTIAAIDGPALGGGLELALTCDFRIAGSNVTKIGFPEVKLGIIPGAGGTQRAPRVIGLTRAKEAVFTGRMLSAQVAKEWGLVDYVSEHPSTAYDRALELAAEMAGSAPLALRAAKASISLALEVPLDAGLEHERACYEPLLSTRDRTEALDAFREKRQPVFRGE; from the exons ATGCGAACGAAACCTGACGCAAGACCGAAATTCACGGTGCCATTGGGAAGTATTGGAGTTTGTTTGCCCGCAGATAATTCTTGTGCAAAGGAAATATCCAAACGATTTCCGCTAGAGGAGAATATGGGTAGAGAAGTGCCTAAAGTACTATGTCACTCGTACTTTGGTTGCTTTCCATTCAATCCCCTCACTGCTGACATCCCCAATGGTT GCCTCAGCGGCGTCTACAGCATTGTACTTAATCGCCCGAGGGCTCGAAATGCACTCTCTATCCAAATGGTCAATGAATTGGCTGATGCATTGGACCAAGTTATGCATGATCGCCT TATACAAGTGCTTATCATCCGTTCATCGAGTCACACCGCGTTCTGTGCAGGTGCTGATCTTATTGAAAGGCGAACTATGTCAGAAGAGCAGGTTGAAGCGTTCCTAATGAACCTCAATCGGCTGCTGTCGAGATTGGACTCTTTCCCGATCCCTACCATCGCCGCGATAGATGGCCCTGCCTTGGGTGGTGGACTTGAGCTCGCGCTTACTTGCGACTTCAGGATCGCCG GAAGCAATGTTACAAAGATCGGATTCCCAGAG GTCAAACTTGGTATCATACCAGGAGCGGGCGGAACCCAGAGAGCACCTAGGGTGATCGGACTTACTCGAGCCAAGGAAGCTGTGTTTACGGGACGTATGCTCAGCGCACAAGTTGCCAAAGAATGGG GGCTGGTGGATTACGTCTCGGAGCATCCAAGTACGGCCTATGACAGGGCACTGGAGCTGGCAGCTGAGATGGCTGGTAGTG CCCCACTCGCTCTTCGTGCTGCTAAAGCGTCAATCTCACTTGCACTTGAAGTCCCGCTAGATGCCGGTCTGGAGCACGAGAGAGCATGCTACGAACCACTTCTTTCCACGCGGGACAGGACGGAAGCTCTAGATGCATTCCGAGAGAAGAGACAACCCGTGTTCCGGGGGGAGTGA
- a CDS encoding multidrug resistance-associated ABC transporter, whose translation MAQHAPSGALAVDEKSVPGYEEPYPWWCRVPFVSLKPKAPPDSLETARRYLKTMLLGYRDLHSGGSTHSCPRVIAVLYKQLICINLATNEGPTSILLGYKMHLSGAEQH comes from the coding sequence ATGGCACAGCACGCACCCAGTGGTGCTCTTGCAGTGGACGAGAAATCTGTTCCAGGATACGAAGAGCCTTATCCTTGGTGGTGTCGCGTACCCTTTGTCTCCCTAAAGCCCAAGGCTCCACCCGACTCCCTCGAGACTGCACGACGCTACCTGAAGACCATGCTCCTTGGTTATCGAGACTTACATTCTGGTGGCTCAACCCACTCTTGTCCCAGGGTTATAGCCGTCCTTTACAAGCAACTGATATGTATCAACTTGGCGACAAACGAGGGGCCCACGTCTATTCTTCTCGGTTACAAGATGCATTTGAGCGGCGCCGAACAGCACTAG
- a CDS encoding ABC transporter transmembrane region produces MASFIWRLSGSQTVKEEQWRKLMAKRQPSLAGALNDTIFWWFWIGGLYKGLADAGTICSPLLVKALINFASQSYAAHSEGTAAPSIGKGLGLAFGLLALQWLIMLLNVHAFHRSFTTGVLLRTALITSVFSRALSLTSRARTMGGMTAGKFVGLISTDVSRIDYCAGYFHMAWTAPPLQGKVTQRLFLLRKRSMVWTEKRIKALHEILGAMRIIKLFAWELPFMDRIGEYRRSEMSYLRSRLTLRSFNNAFAFSLPTLASVVSFVIYSASGHTLEPGIIFSSLSLFVLLRTPMTFLPVALNAITDASAAVQRLQPIFMAETRSESLPVEPDLPVAIKRTQEAAGTPQRNLLGRLRGRFGAKPTAAPVSTSEKPNTTPVKEPFKMNNINLEIPRGQLCAIVGPVGSGKSSMLQGLIGEMRKTGGEIRFGGTVGYCPQTAWIQSISIRDNITFGQPYDEKKYQDIVQRVCLQPDFDMLPHGDLTEVGEKVYKAYFAAANIQAVFPLLFLAILLFQGASVLSPYWLVFWQENRFPIKQGVYMAIYAILGFAQAFGLFCMGGVFAILTFYASQSLHRDALDRILHAPISFFDTTPLGRIMNRFSKDVDTIDNVIGDACRMFIGTLVQIIGAVVLISVVQPWFLLAVAIVLLAYYWIALYYRASAREVKRLDAVLRSSLYAHFGEAIGGISTIHAYQVSSQFKLENERRMDLENRFTISPAQTGVVVSYMLTIQASFGWAVRQSAEVENNMNGVERIVYYAREVEQEASHDSNPSEPGSSAWPITGQIELRDAIVRYRPELPPVLNGLSLSVRGGEHVGIVGRTGAGKSTVTQALFRMMELSSGAILIDGVDISKLGLRKLRSALTIIPQDPLLFSGTLRYNLDPFSTYDDARLWDALKRAHLVEPSKSNSSIEKTSENDLYSGRFTLDMEIQDEGSNLSVGERSLVSLARALVRDTRLFSWMKPRRLLTTRRTGTSS; encoded by the exons ATGGCGTCGTTCATATGGAGACTTTCCGGGTCGCAAACCGTCAAAGAAGAACAATGGCGGAAACTTATGGCAAAACGTCAACCCAGCCTGGCAGGTGCTCTTAATGATACTATATTTTGGTGGTTCTGGATAGGTGGTCTGTACAAAGGATTAGCAGATGCGGGAACAATATGTAGCCCATTACTAGTGAAG GCCTTAATTAATTTCGCATCGCAATCCTACGCCGCACACTCGGAAGGAACAGCTGCCCCCTCTATTGGGAAAGGGCTTGGGCTCGCGTTTGGACTTCTCGCACTCCAGTGGTTGATCATGCTCCTCAATGTTCACGCTTTCCATCGTTCCTTCACTACAGGAGTCCTCCTACGCACTGCCTTGATAACTTCAGTGTTCTCTAGGGCGCTTTCATTGACATCTCGTGCTCGAACGATGGGTGGAATGACGGCGGGCAAATTTGTTGGCCTCATAAGTACGGACGTCTCGCGAATTGACTATTGCGCTGGCTATTTCCACATGGCCTGGACCGCTCC CCCGCTTCAGGGCAAGGTGACCCAACGTCTATTCTTACTACG AAAACGAAGTATGGTATGGACAGAAAAACGTATCAAAGCGCTACACGAGATCTTAGGAGCTATGCGTATCATCAAATTATTCGCTTGGGAATTGCCATTTATGGATCGTATCGGAGAGTATCGCAGGTCTGAGATGTC CTATCTTCGCTCTCGACTTACCTTACGCTCATTTAACAATGCGTTTGCCTTCTCCTTGCCGACCCTTGCAAGTGTCGTTTCATTCGTTATCTATTCAGCAAGCGGCCATACACTTGAGCCTGGCATTATCTTCTCCTCATTGTCCCTATTTGTGCTCCTAAGAACCCCTATGACCTTCCTAC CCGTCGCTCTCAATGCCATTACGGATGCTTCTGCAGCGGTTCAGAGGCTTCAGCCGATTTTTATGGCTGAGACTCGATCCGAGAGCTTGCCAGTTGAACCAGACTTACCAGTTGCTATCAAG CGCACCCAAGAAGCGGCCGGAACCCCTCAGAGGAATCTTTTAGGAAGACTGAGGGGGCGGTTCGGCGCGAAACCAACGGCAGCTCCTGTGTCGACCAGTGAGAAGCCCAACACCACCCCAGTCAAGGAGCCTTTCAAAATGAATAATATCAATCTGGAGATACCAAGGGGACAGTTGTGCGCTATCGTTGGGCCCGTGGGCTCTGGAAAGTCGAGTATGCTGCAAGGGCTCATTGGAG AAATGCGCAAGACTGGTGGTGAAATCCGATTTGGCGGTACCGTTGGATACTGCCCCCAGACTGCGTGGATTCAG AGTATTTCCATTAGAGACAACATTACATTCGGTCAACCCTACGACGAGAAAAAGTACCAAGATATAGTTCAACGAGTTTGTTTGCAACCCGATTTTGATATGTTACC ACACGGCGACCTAACGGAAGTTGGCGAGAAGG TTTACAAAGCCTATTTTGCTGCCGCAAACATCCAGGCTGTATTCCCGCTGCTGTTCCTAGCCATATTATTATTCCAAGGTGCAAGTGTATTGAGTCCATATTG GCTTGTTTTTTGGCAAGAAAA CCGATTCCCAATCAAACAAGGTGTCTAT ATGGCAATATATGCGATACTAGGCTTCGCGCAG GCTTTTGGGTTATTTTGTATGGGTGGCGTCTTTGCGATTCTTACATTCTACGCTTCTCAATCACTGCATAGA GACGCGCTCGACCGTATTTTACATGCACCAATCTCATTCTTTGA TACAACTCCCCTCGGCCGAATTATGAACCGGTTTAGTAAAG ATGTCGACACCATTGATAATGTCATCGGTGACGCCTGTCGCATGTTCATAGGAACACTTGTACAGATTATTGGCGCAGTCGTTCTTATCTCGGTAGTACAGCCCTGGTTCTTATTGGCTGTGGCTATTGTCCTACTGGCTTACTACTGGATAGCACTGTACTATCGTGCTAGTGCACGAGAAGTTAAG CGCCTTGATGCGGTCCTAAGGTCCTCTTTGTATGCTCATTTTGGCGAAGCAATTGGCGGAATCTCAACGATTCATGCATACCAAGTCTCCAGTCAGTTCAAGCTCGAGAATGAACGCAGGATGGACTTGGAGAATAG ATTCACTATCTCGCCTGCACAGACCGGTGTAGTTGTCTCATACATGCTTACTATCCAGGCT AGTTTTGGTTGGGCAGTACGCCAGTCGGCTGAAGTGGAAAACAATATGAATGGCGTGGAAAGGATTGTTTATTATGCCAGAGAAGTGGAGCAAGAAGCATCCCATGACTCTAACCCCAGCGAACCAGGCTCCTCCGCATGGCCCATAACCGGGCAAATTGAATTACGAGATGCGATTGTTCGCTATCGTCCAGAGCTCCCACCTGTTCTAAATGGGTTGTCTCTCAGCGTACGAGGCGGCGAGCATGTGGGAATTGTTGGCCGAACCGGAGCCGGGAAAAGCACGG TCACCCAAGCACTATTTCGGATGATGGAGCTAAGCTCCGGAGCCATATTGATTGATGGTGTTGACATTAGTAAACTTGGATTGCGGAAGTTACGAAGCGCCCTCACTA TTATACCTCAGGATCCTCTTCTTTTTAGTGGCACGTTACGGTACAACCTTGATCCTT TTTCGACGTATGATGATGCTCGTCTCTGGGACGCTCTGAAGCGCGCACACCTTGTGGAACCGTCGAAATCGAACTCCAGCATCGAAAAGACATCCGAAAATGACTTGTATTCTGGCCGGTTTACTCTTGATATGGAGATTCAGGATGAAGGATCAAATCTATCGGTGGGCGAG CGATCTTTGGTTAGCCTGGCTCGTGCCCTCGTCAGGGATACTAGATTGTTCTCATGGATGAAGCCACGG CGTCTGTTGACTACAAGACGGACAGGAACATCCAGTTGA
- a CDS encoding N-acetyltransferase, with protein sequence MSSAAVVDVTVTAAIPAAVVSPAMTLGERLSFVSLTVDNIDILKSLNTEIFPVPYPDAYYAAVVKPELARFCKLIYLDGNPVGQATCSLKPSEREGEARIYGMLMGVLPVSVSLSWDRFICRAASTGCYRRAQQLCEGIANGRTDYPSHTTRRPARNPLRVLSTLPITSIFMHVHVLNTGARRLYERYGFTERKRLENFYRRKGPEDTTIKDAWVFERDIDSTLDTLRI encoded by the exons ATGTCGTCTGCCGCTGTTGTCGATGTCACGGTTACAGCCGCTATTCCAGCTGCCGTGGTCTCACCGGCTATGACTCTCGGTGAAAGGCTCTCGTTTGTCTCTCTAACTGTCGATAATATCGATATTCTCAAGTCGCTTAATACTGAAATATTTCCGGTTCCTTATCCCGACGCTTACTATGCTGCCGTTGTCAAGCCCGAGTTAGCTCGTTTCTGCAAATTAA TTTATCTGGATGGAAACCCAGTAGGTCAGGCTACATGTAGTCTGAAACCCTCGGAGCGGGAAGGGGAGGCACGTATCTACGGAATGCTTATGGGCGTTCTACCCGTAT CCGTATCGCTCTCTTGGGATAGGTTCATATGCCGGGCAGCATCTACTGGATGCTATCGCCGCGCACAACAGCTATGTGAGGGCATTGCAAACGGTCGGACCGATTACCCCTCCCATACTACCCGAAGGCCAGCCCGAAATCCTCTTCGCGTACTCTCGACACTTCCGATCACCTCGATTTTTATGCATGTTCATGTTCTGAATACGGGAGCTCGTCGTTTGTATGAGCGATATGGCTTTACGGAACGCAAGCGTCTCGAGAACTTTTATCGTCGGAAGGGACCAGAAGACACGACCATCAAGGACGCATGGGTCTTTGAACGAGATATTGATTCAACCTTGGATACTCTAAGGATCTGA
- a CDS encoding GNAT family acetyltransferase, which produces MFDSIPPKPEHEEQIPAEQTFVLADGVSTHVAQSDDGSVTVALSGSPLVFFERQDRKIRTSLFGVVNDDRAVHAPVLLLKSTASDLPAAVSIEDLWAALYALWIRYKDEEVLPFSLDTNSLKNADEIRCYLIHTGLAFEAPESDNKEDLLLVPISTFPFPFYTSFTRGPNVLTTHPRRPPKPAPGESLYFRYIFSVGETLEFVHIDANNKEHFEAYSRWQNSDRVNVGWKERGPDEKHRAYLADRLADPHIMGFVVKWNGQLAGYGEMAWVKEDPMGTYVGGLGDYDQGTHLLIGEERFRGRHRFTAVMTSMKHMCFLRDPRTEIVVGEPRADLPIVPRLKAFLPQEFNREFEFPHKRSVYFVLRRERFFQAAILY; this is translated from the exons atgtttgacTCTATCCCTCCCAAGCCTGAGCACGAGGAACAAATCCCGGCCGAACAGACGTTCGTTTTGGCCGATGGAGTTTCAACCCACGTAGCGCAATCCGATGACGGCTCTGTTACCGTTGCACTGTCTGGATCACCTCTCGTTTTTTTTGAGAGACAAGACCGCAAGATTCGTACCAGCCTTTTTGGTGTCGTTAATGACGATCGTGCTGTCCACGCGCCTGTACTTCTCCTCAAATCCACCGCTAGCGACCTACCAGCAGCCGTTTCGATTGAAGATCTCTGGGCGGCACTCTATGCGTTATGGATTCGCTATAAGGATGAAGAGGTCCTCCCTTTTTCTCTTGACACAAACTCACTCAAGAATGCCGACGAGATCAGGTGCTACTTGATCCATACTGGCCTTGCGTTCGAGGCTCCGGAAAGCGACAACAAGGAAGATCTCCTTCTCGTAC CAATCTCGACATTCCCATTCCCGTTCTATACATCGTTCACTCGGGGCCCCAATGTCTTGACCACTCACCCTCGTCGTCCGCCAAAACCTGCTCCTGGAGAATCTTTGTATTTCCGTTATATATTTTCTGTAGGAGAGACTCTCGAGTTTGTGCACATCGATGCAAACAACAAGGAGCATTTTGAGGCATATTCTCGGTGGCAGAACTCGGATCG GGTTAATGTGGGCTGGAAGGAACGTGGTCCTGACGAGAAGCATAGGGCGTATCTTGCAGATCGCCTCGCAGACCCTCATATCATGGGCTTTGTGGTCAAGTGGAACGGCCAGTTAGCTGGCTACGGAGAGATGGCATGGGTTAAGGAAGACCCTATGGGAACATACGTTGGTGGACTTGGTGACTACGACCAAG GAACCCATTTGTTAATCGGAGAGGAACGGTTCCGTGGGAGGCATCGAT TCACTGCTGTAATGACATCTATGAAGCATATGTGTTTCTTGCGAGACCCTCGTACAGAGATCGTTGTTGGAGAGCCTCGGGCTGATTTGCCTATTGTTCCTCGGCTCAAAGCTTTCCTGCCTCAGGAGTTCAATAGG GAATTTGAGTTCCCTCACAAGCGTTCCGTATATTTCGTTCTTAGGAGGGAGCGTTTCTTCCAGGCTGCAATTCTGTATTAG
- a CDS encoding major facilitator superfamily transporter: MNPHDRSSVSSDNDQKVDAGPATPQLRDEPHHVPAVVPDVERNPGVARVEALHRHLGGLWRWTLYISIGALAYIYSLDQNTTSNYLPLATSSFGQHAFIGTIGTAEGIITAVGKPCIAKIADLFSRPTAYIVVLIFYVVGYILVASAQTVYAIAGGMVLYTVGHTGLDLVTDIIIADITPLKWRGFATALPSAPFILNAFISAEIVTGVTNGPGWRWGYGMFAIIVPAVMVPAIITLFTADRRAKKNGELAFGASPNERRRIEKTDEAAVPRQPLWLQFKDVAIKMDLFGLVLIGFIFGLILFPISLAKTVRGGWSNPSIIAMIVVGVVLIPVFIVYERFFAPVAIMPKRIITNRAFLVAVGIDFFYNFSGFLRSLYLSSFVWVVKDWNTREWVYFNNTMTITLCVFGLVAGLILRYTGRYKFLQIAGLCIRSLGLGLMVAANGAIAPTVQLVWTQILIGIGGAFSVVGSRVGSQASVPHEDLASVIALLSLWSSLGSSVGSATATAIWTSDMPDNLVKYLPGVPEATIKKLYGSIRSARTAAPAIREGVIKAYSVTTRPMFIGALGLSFISLLLAFLMPNFFLGDTHNAVDGKNVAGEVTAEATVGTSNQPIGERAAAEAQQAR; this comes from the exons ATGAATCCACACGATCGTTCGTCCGTTTCGTCAGATAATGATCAAAAGGTGGACGCTGGTCCCGCGACCCCCCAGCTTCGCGACGAGCCCCACCATGTGCCTGCGGTTGTTCCTGATGTTGAACGCAATCCAGGTGTGGCTCGCGTTGAAGCACTGCATCGCCACTTGGGTGGTCTCTGGCGATGGACGCTCTATATCAGTATCGGAGCGCTCGCTTACATCTACTCGCTTGACCAAAACACAACCTCAAACTATCTTCCTCTGGCTACGAGCTCATTTGGTCAACACGCGTTCATTGGTACCATTGGCACAGCCGAAGGCATTATAA CCGCGGTAGGAAAACCATGCATTGCTAAGATTGCAGATTTGTTTTCTCGTCCAACTGCATATATCGTCGTTC TTATCTTCTATGTAGTGG GCTACATTCTTGTTGCTTCTGCGCAGACTGTCTACGCGATTGCCGGAGGAATGGTCTTGTACACAGT TGGGCATACTGGCCTTGATTTGGTCACCGATATCATCATCGCTGATATCACACCGCTCAAATGGCGTGGGTTTGCGACAGCGCTCCCTTCAGCTCCCTTCATTCTCAATGCATTCATTTCTGCTGAAATTGTCACCGGCGTGACTAATGGTCCTGGCTGGCGTTGGGGAT ATGGAAT GTTTGCCATCATTGTCCCGGCAGTTATGGTACCGGCCATTATCACTCTCTTTACTGCTGATCGCCGCGCTAAGAAAAATGGGGAGCTCGCATTCGGTGCTAGTCCAAACGAACGCCGTCGCATTGAAAAAACTGATGAAGCTGCTGTCCCTCGTCAACCTTTGTGGCTTCAGTTCAAAGACGTCGCTATCAAGATGGATCTCTTCGGACTTGTATTGATTGGTTTCATCTTTGGGTTGATTCTTTTCCCGATCAGCTTGGCCAAGACTGTTCGCGGAGGATGGTCGAATC CAAGCATCATTGCAATGATTGTAGTAGGCGTGGTGCTTATCCCTGTATTCATTGTCTACGAGCGCTTCTTCGCCCCGGTCGCCATCATGCCCAAACGTATCATCACCAACAGGGCCTTCCTTGTCGCCGTTGGCATTGACTTTTTCTACAATTTTTCTGGATTCTTGCGTTCGCTTTACCTATCCAGCTTCGTATGGGTCGTCAAAGATTG GAACACTCGCGAGTGGGTGTACTTTAACAACACCATGACTATCACCCTCTGTGTGTTTGGTCTGGTTGCTGGCTTGATTCTTCGTTATACTGGACGCTATAAG TTCCTTCAAATTGCTGGATTATGCATTCGTAGCCT GGGTCTCGGACTTATGGTAGCCGCCAACGGCGCCATCGCGCCGACTGTCCAATTG gtctggacccaaatttTGATTGGTATTGGTGGTGCATTTAGCGTGGTCGGCTCTCGTGTTGGCTCGCAAGCATCCGTACCTCATGAAGACTTGGCATCGGTGATCGCACTGCTCTCCCTGTGGTCATCACTAGGATCTTCGGTCGGGTCCGCCACTGCGACGGCTATCTGGAC TTCCGATATGCCAGACAACCTCGTCAAGTATCTTCCAGGTGTGCCCGAGGCAACCATCAAGAAGTTGTACGGTTCTATCAGGTCGGCTAGGACTGCAGCCCCCGCCATTCGTGAGGGAGTGATCAAGG CATACAGCGTTACGACTCGCCCCATGTTCATCGGCGCGCTTGGGCTCT CCTTTATTTCCCTTTTGCTTGCGTTCTTAATGCCAAACTTCTTCCTCGGTGATACCCACAATGCtgtggatggaaagaacgTTGCAGGGGAAGTTACCGCAGAGGCGACTGTGGGAACGAGCAACCAGCCGATTGGAGAGCGGGCTGCAGCAGAGGCGCAGCAAGCCCGGTAG